The following are encoded together in the Pseudoalteromonas ruthenica genome:
- a CDS encoding methyl-accepting chemotaxis protein, whose protein sequence is MVKSSSLFISLFIILTIESLALGLYYDNIGQGLVISFIIASLPIYLLKSAPQSRLTHHVSAAALMMFSFLHIHQAYGLIEVHFEIFIFMAILVIFKNWRIFITALLLVAAHHISFYFMQTGDVGVYVFDPQRLAFSTVLIHAVYATAEALIAAYIAHMLYQEYQGGKALESAIEKIARDPMKLDLSVRVDAKDSNALAQFNTLLDQLSSVVDSVHKEQQALIQGATKVAELQQLLTQNAEHKQTQNNLISQAGEQVSDGFSQVQSQSEHVADQYAMISTQLQGAMKEVHETDAQSHALAQMLDTTQQQLKDLESSCALISNLLNDINAIAEQTNLLALNAAIEAARAGEQGRGFAVVADEVRSLANTSKQATDKIAHTLKELVANSDKSTTSMGHCIDKVNIVEQLSSSVLEAISAVEQTMIVIKDDSDNVKEIVLQQASNTQQIAQQSVHVRELSEKDSINIHQLDEQVANMLNALDGLKAQVSRFVQR, encoded by the coding sequence TTGGTTAAATCCTCATCATTGTTCATATCGCTGTTTATTATTCTCACCATTGAGTCACTGGCGCTGGGTTTGTATTACGACAATATCGGGCAAGGCTTAGTCATCAGCTTTATTATCGCTTCTTTACCCATATACCTGCTTAAAAGCGCCCCGCAAAGTCGGCTGACACACCATGTGAGTGCTGCCGCATTGATGATGTTCTCATTTTTGCATATTCATCAAGCCTACGGCCTGATTGAAGTGCATTTTGAGATTTTTATCTTTATGGCTATTTTGGTCATTTTTAAAAACTGGCGCATTTTTATCACCGCACTTTTATTAGTCGCTGCGCATCACATCAGTTTTTACTTTATGCAAACGGGCGATGTGGGCGTTTACGTATTCGATCCACAAAGACTCGCCTTTAGTACCGTGCTTATCCACGCTGTATACGCCACAGCAGAAGCACTCATTGCTGCTTATATCGCACACATGTTGTATCAGGAATATCAAGGTGGAAAAGCGCTGGAGTCTGCCATAGAGAAGATAGCCCGCGACCCAATGAAGCTAGACCTTTCTGTGCGTGTTGATGCGAAAGATAGCAATGCACTGGCACAATTCAATACCCTACTCGATCAACTCAGTAGCGTTGTTGATTCGGTCCATAAAGAGCAGCAAGCGCTTATTCAAGGCGCAACCAAGGTGGCTGAGCTACAACAATTACTCACCCAAAACGCCGAACATAAGCAAACGCAAAATAACCTGATTTCTCAAGCAGGAGAGCAAGTGAGTGATGGCTTTAGCCAAGTTCAAAGCCAAAGCGAGCACGTGGCCGACCAATACGCGATGATTTCAACGCAACTGCAAGGTGCCATGAAAGAAGTCCATGAGACCGATGCACAAAGCCATGCTTTAGCGCAAATGCTCGACACCACGCAGCAGCAGTTAAAGGATTTGGAGTCTAGCTGTGCGCTTATCTCTAACCTGCTCAATGACATAAATGCCATTGCCGAGCAAACCAATCTATTAGCATTGAATGCCGCTATAGAGGCAGCCCGGGCGGGCGAACAAGGCCGGGGCTTCGCGGTAGTCGCCGATGAAGTAAGATCGCTTGCCAATACCTCAAAGCAAGCCACCGACAAAATAGCGCATACGCTTAAAGAGCTGGTCGCAAACAGTGATAAATCGACCACCTCCATGGGGCACTGCATTGATAAAGTGAATATTGTCGAGCAACTGAGTTCCTCGGTCCTGGAGGCTATCTCAGCGGTGGAACAAACCATGATAGTGATTAAGGATGATTCTGATAATGTTAAAGAAATTGTTTTGCAGCAAGCCAGCAATACTCAGCAAATAGCCCAGCAAAGCGTTCATGTACGCGAACTATCAGAAAAAGACAGCATCAACATCCATCAGCTTGATGAGCAGGTGGCCAATATGCTCAATGCTTTAGATGGTTTGAAGGCTCAAGTATCTCGTTTTGTCCAGCGCTAA
- a CDS encoding DUF6436 domain-containing protein, translating to MALWFVADKRGTVFDPNNMLQQPQWQRSLLPVLADIDSEKHGTTLLLVGNEQCHCQRVAAPHQNKVIADARRAGIKVRQVDASSLPTGLIPAVPAAIMLAQGSVLYAGPLSVGLGCAIEDGIIDTVISNYENGFHSSMLVSKVSGCYCRV from the coding sequence GTGGCTTTATGGTTTGTGGCCGACAAACGGGGCACTGTATTTGATCCAAACAACATGTTGCAGCAGCCACAGTGGCAACGCTCGTTACTGCCGGTATTAGCGGATATTGATAGTGAAAAGCACGGCACCACCTTGCTGTTGGTGGGCAATGAGCAATGTCATTGCCAACGGGTCGCTGCGCCTCACCAAAATAAGGTCATAGCTGATGCTCGCCGAGCAGGAATAAAGGTTCGCCAGGTCGATGCATCGTCACTGCCCACAGGCCTGATACCCGCTGTGCCCGCAGCCATTATGTTAGCGCAGGGCAGCGTGCTTTACGCTGGCCCCCTCTCTGTGGGGCTCGGGTGCGCCATCGAAGATGGCATTATTGATACCGTTATAAGCAACTACGAAAATGGCTTTCACAGCTCGATGCTAGTAAGCAAGGTCTCTGGCTGCTACTGCCGTGTGTAG
- a CDS encoding DUF6482 family protein yields the protein MQANQLKAALADSQYRAIILSYADANHYLAGALDTEGNYHILSDNNDTLKPFNSLREAECALVELGATQALLKMQSAYEEIGPSDFCGDGISNMEIRQLKRAGSTV from the coding sequence ATGCAAGCAAATCAACTTAAAGCCGCGTTAGCCGATAGCCAATATCGCGCCATCATCCTTAGTTATGCCGATGCTAATCATTATTTAGCCGGAGCCCTTGATACCGAAGGTAATTATCATATTCTGAGCGATAACAACGACACATTGAAACCCTTTAATTCTTTGCGTGAAGCCGAGTGTGCGCTGGTTGAACTCGGCGCGACTCAAGCGTTATTGAAAATGCAGTCTGCTTATGAAGAAATAGGACCCAGTGATTTTTGTGGTGATGGCATCAGCAATATGGAAATTCGTCAGCTCAAGCGAGCCGGCTCAACGGTGTAG
- a CDS encoding ABC transporter permease, producing MLTSYLSAALRAFVTHKQHFLLNVFGLAVGLAAAILMALFARFEASVDAHQPHFEHTYRLSQHFREMGVNAPITNYYAAQEVAKNGAVEDIFALKMHPRLSGDFSAHGNYYKMKDLFATGTNITDFVALDVLFGDLQRTLSAPNRIALSEHEAIRIFGQANAIGETLSKGQTTYTVTAVFADLQDNTHFAFSGLVAMQDETPNYQLNNFYVYVRFAADADIKAEQARFAEAYPELVYPDQPLGFVTLSFEHLPGIHLHSDSRYELKENGSYTVVLISFSLSILLIVLAAFNFINMSIAQSAKRAKEVGVRKALGASKAQIINQFLVESLLVTSVAAVLACALLELALPAFNQLVGRTLVINYFSEFGIILVAVVVSVGVLAGAYPAFFMSAFSAKRVLSGDIQRGRTAILVRKLLLTLQASLSIALIIGAFSLHQQLSHLQSLAVGYEKQYRLEVDDIPARQLYFKHNNVLNQRINAVPGVISSSITDASFTSSFNTSFTVTSDNGELNDAVIPFIGVGFNIAETAGLEVIAGRDLSADYGSDWHSLGDDGNGRAGVLVSQSFVKVAGYDSAEQAIGKELYSSSGDNQEVLKIVGVINDVTIGSAREASASPLILVCGFSWANEGKLIINFEPSQLNAVKTQVQQIVSDQLNLHNADIELVADNYRALYKNDERVSTLVAIFCILAILLTCLGTFGLAAFSVLRRQKEVAVRKVLGASRLSIVNLLAKEFLLLVAISTAIAFPLTYWLVGDWLANFNERIDQAMWFYVVAAALVAMITWLTVASLAFRAASTRPSLTLRYE from the coding sequence ATGCTCACTAGTTACTTATCGGCTGCGCTACGCGCATTCGTAACCCATAAACAACATTTTCTATTAAACGTATTTGGCTTGGCGGTGGGCTTGGCTGCGGCTATTTTAATGGCACTGTTTGCCCGTTTTGAGGCCAGTGTCGACGCGCATCAGCCCCACTTTGAGCACACTTATCGGTTATCGCAACACTTTCGTGAAATGGGAGTGAATGCGCCGATTACTAATTACTACGCAGCGCAAGAGGTGGCAAAAAATGGTGCGGTAGAGGATATCTTTGCCTTGAAAATGCACCCTCGGCTATCTGGGGATTTTAGTGCCCATGGCAACTATTACAAAATGAAAGATTTATTTGCTACAGGCACCAATATCACCGACTTTGTTGCGCTCGATGTGCTGTTTGGTGATTTGCAGCGCACGCTGAGCGCACCGAACAGAATCGCGTTGAGCGAACATGAAGCCATACGTATTTTTGGCCAGGCTAATGCCATTGGTGAGACTTTAAGCAAAGGGCAAACGACCTACACAGTTACCGCCGTATTCGCCGATTTGCAAGATAATACCCACTTTGCTTTTTCCGGGTTAGTGGCAATGCAGGACGAAACCCCCAATTACCAGCTCAATAACTTTTATGTGTATGTACGCTTTGCTGCCGACGCTGATATCAAAGCCGAGCAAGCACGTTTTGCCGAGGCTTACCCTGAACTTGTTTACCCAGATCAGCCGCTCGGTTTCGTGACCTTATCCTTTGAGCACCTACCTGGCATTCACCTGCATTCCGATAGCCGTTATGAGCTTAAAGAAAATGGCTCGTACACCGTGGTGTTGATCAGCTTTTCGCTGAGTATTCTATTAATCGTGTTGGCGGCTTTTAATTTCATTAATATGAGCATCGCGCAGTCGGCTAAACGAGCCAAAGAAGTGGGTGTACGTAAGGCGCTGGGGGCGAGCAAGGCGCAAATTATTAATCAATTCCTAGTGGAATCCTTATTGGTAACCAGTGTGGCTGCAGTGCTTGCGTGCGCGTTACTGGAATTAGCATTACCAGCGTTTAACCAATTGGTAGGACGTACTTTGGTGATCAACTATTTTTCAGAGTTTGGCATTATTTTAGTCGCGGTCGTAGTATCGGTGGGCGTGTTAGCTGGCGCGTACCCCGCATTTTTTATGTCAGCGTTTAGCGCGAAACGCGTGCTCAGCGGTGATATTCAGCGCGGTCGTACTGCTATTTTGGTGCGCAAGTTGTTGCTGACTTTGCAAGCCTCTTTATCTATTGCCCTGATCATCGGTGCATTCTCCTTGCATCAGCAACTTAGTCACTTGCAATCGCTCGCGGTTGGCTATGAAAAACAATACCGTTTAGAGGTGGATGATATCCCGGCTAGGCAATTGTACTTCAAGCACAACAATGTCTTGAATCAGCGCATCAATGCTGTACCTGGCGTGATCTCTAGCAGCATTACCGATGCCTCTTTTACCTCGTCATTCAACACCAGCTTTACTGTGACTTCGGATAACGGTGAGTTAAATGATGCTGTGATCCCTTTTATTGGCGTGGGCTTTAATATTGCTGAAACCGCTGGGCTAGAGGTTATCGCTGGGCGCGACCTGAGCGCCGACTACGGCAGTGATTGGCATAGCTTAGGCGACGATGGCAACGGCCGGGCTGGGGTGCTGGTATCGCAATCATTCGTTAAAGTGGCCGGTTATGACAGTGCTGAGCAAGCCATTGGCAAAGAGCTTTACAGCAGCTCCGGAGACAACCAGGAAGTGCTCAAAATTGTGGGCGTGATCAATGATGTCACCATTGGTTCAGCACGTGAGGCTTCAGCATCGCCTTTAATCTTGGTGTGCGGCTTTAGCTGGGCCAACGAGGGCAAGTTGATTATCAACTTTGAGCCGAGCCAGCTTAACGCAGTAAAAACGCAGGTGCAGCAGATCGTCAGTGACCAGTTAAATTTGCACAATGCTGATATTGAGCTGGTAGCAGATAACTACCGCGCGTTATATAAAAACGATGAACGTGTTTCTACCTTAGTTGCCATCTTCTGTATTTTGGCAATCTTATTAACCTGCCTAGGTACCTTTGGATTAGCTGCATTCTCTGTCTTACGCCGTCAAAAAGAAGTGGCTGTGCGCAAAGTGCTCGGTGCATCTAGGTTAAGTATCGTTAACTTGCTCGCCAAAGAGTTCCTACTGCTGGTGGCCATAAGTACTGCTATTGCCTTTCCGTTAACCTACTGGCTAGTGGGTGACTGGCTGGCCAACTTTAACGAGCGTATTGATCAGGCTATGTGGTTTTACGTTGTCGCCGCCGCTTTGGTAGCCATGATCACCTGGTTAACTGTGGCTAGCCTCGCCTTTAGAGCGGCTAGCACCCGGCCTTCGTTAACGCTGCGCTATGAATAA
- a CDS encoding FtsX-like permease family protein, with product MILSYIITALRAFKLQKQHFALNVFGLSVGLAAAILVALFAVNELSYDAQQPDAERVYRVGQDFSKLGLAVIPISNYTQAKNAQSYSQIEDVFALTLSEQTQATPANVTYRSQGYKLDGLFGATANIERFIALRTLDGSLSQALSTPNGLALSESEALRIFGKVNAVGETLVHEHGQYTVRAVFADLADNTHFAFKSLAYFEHNPENLRANHSYVYLKLAPNTDTQALAQTLTEQYFANDESYQVSIELHPLRDLHLTAKSPFEMKTGGAKQVVVICAGLSVLLILIAGFNFINMTVAQSAKRAKEVGVRKALGASKAQLVTQFLSESVLVSLLSMVLACIAVELILPSFNALVDRELVVNYASMFSVVVLAVAVAVGLLAGLYPAFFISSFSAKRVLSGDLQRGNTAIFVRKSLLTLQASLSIALIIATVTLQQQLAYLQSLPLGYETQQRLVISELPRKMVLTKEPSALVKNLAAIEGVNNVSVVDTQLTVSINNTVAPVWPNGESTEGLTPIIGTDFNVVETLGLKLVAGRGFSAEYAGDWAQRINGTTQVGTLVTESIAKQAGYSQPSEMVGKTITTQGQGMAMRVVGVVADVKVGNAQDANSNIMFLCGLSYGPVAEVIMNIDQQNLPYIQQQVTTVLANHAKIYEPKISLLSEDYKNLLRGDERVSQVVFIFTALAVFLTCLGTFGLASFATIRRQKEIAVRKVLGASRTSIINILAKEFLLLVALSIAIAYPVTYWLVGDWLANFNDRIEQAIWVYGIAALAVAGITWLTVAGLAFKAASTRPSLTLRYE from the coding sequence ATGATCTTAAGTTACATAATTACAGCGCTGCGTGCTTTTAAGCTACAAAAGCAGCACTTCGCGCTCAACGTGTTTGGTTTGAGCGTGGGCTTAGCCGCAGCTATTTTGGTAGCGCTTTTTGCCGTCAATGAGCTTTCCTATGACGCGCAGCAGCCTGACGCTGAGCGGGTTTATCGCGTGGGCCAAGACTTTAGCAAACTTGGCTTGGCGGTGATCCCTATCTCTAACTACACGCAGGCAAAAAATGCGCAAAGTTACAGTCAAATCGAGGATGTGTTTGCCCTAACTTTGTCAGAACAAACTCAGGCCACCCCTGCCAATGTGACCTATCGCTCTCAAGGTTATAAGTTGGATGGCTTGTTTGGCGCCACCGCTAATATTGAGCGTTTTATTGCCTTACGCACCTTAGATGGTTCATTAAGTCAGGCGTTGAGTACGCCAAATGGCTTGGCATTGAGCGAATCCGAGGCACTGCGTATCTTCGGGAAGGTGAATGCAGTGGGTGAAACCTTGGTGCACGAGCATGGCCAGTACACCGTGCGAGCCGTGTTCGCCGATTTGGCCGACAACACCCATTTTGCTTTCAAGTCCCTGGCCTATTTTGAACATAACCCGGAAAACCTGCGTGCCAACCACAGCTATGTGTATTTAAAGCTGGCTCCTAACACCGACACCCAGGCTCTGGCCCAAACGCTCACAGAGCAGTACTTCGCTAACGATGAAAGCTATCAGGTGAGCATTGAGTTACATCCACTGCGTGATCTGCATTTAACTGCCAAATCACCGTTTGAAATGAAAACGGGGGGTGCCAAACAGGTGGTAGTGATTTGTGCCGGGCTGAGTGTATTGCTGATTCTTATCGCTGGCTTTAACTTCATTAACATGACCGTGGCGCAATCGGCTAAACGCGCCAAAGAAGTGGGTGTGCGCAAGGCCCTAGGTGCAAGTAAAGCTCAGCTTGTGACGCAGTTCTTATCAGAGTCGGTATTGGTATCATTGCTGTCTATGGTGCTCGCATGCATTGCCGTTGAGCTTATTCTCCCTAGTTTTAATGCCTTGGTAGATAGAGAACTGGTGGTTAACTACGCCTCTATGTTTAGCGTTGTGGTGCTTGCGGTGGCCGTAGCGGTGGGCTTACTTGCAGGGCTGTATCCTGCCTTCTTTATTTCGTCATTTAGCGCGAAACGGGTGTTAAGTGGCGATTTACAGCGAGGTAATACAGCAATATTTGTTCGTAAGAGCTTACTTACCTTGCAGGCCTCGTTATCTATAGCTTTAATTATCGCCACTGTGACTTTGCAGCAGCAATTAGCCTACTTACAAAGCTTACCTTTGGGGTATGAAACGCAACAGCGCTTAGTTATCTCTGAGTTGCCGCGCAAAATGGTGCTGACCAAAGAGCCCAGCGCCTTAGTTAAAAATCTCGCTGCAATTGAAGGCGTAAACAATGTCAGTGTGGTGGATACTCAGCTTACTGTCTCAATCAACAATACCGTGGCACCGGTGTGGCCTAATGGTGAGAGCACCGAAGGCTTAACGCCAATTATAGGCACCGATTTTAATGTTGTGGAAACCTTAGGTCTTAAGCTCGTTGCCGGTCGTGGCTTTAGCGCCGAGTATGCTGGTGATTGGGCGCAGCGAATTAACGGTACCACTCAGGTTGGCACCTTGGTAACCGAATCTATTGCTAAGCAAGCGGGGTATTCACAGCCGAGTGAGATGGTGGGTAAAACCATCACCACTCAAGGGCAAGGGATGGCAATGCGAGTGGTCGGCGTGGTAGCCGATGTAAAAGTGGGCAATGCCCAAGATGCCAACTCGAACATCATGTTCCTATGTGGGCTGAGTTATGGCCCTGTGGCTGAGGTGATAATGAATATCGATCAGCAAAACTTGCCATACATTCAGCAGCAAGTAACAACGGTATTAGCCAATCATGCCAAGATTTATGAGCCTAAAATCAGTTTACTCTCAGAGGACTATAAAAACTTACTGCGTGGCGATGAGCGCGTGTCGCAAGTGGTGTTTATATTCACTGCGTTGGCCGTGTTCTTAACCTGCTTAGGCACCTTTGGTTTAGCGTCATTCGCGACCATTCGCCGACAAAAGGAAATTGCTGTACGCAAAGTTCTTGGCGCCTCTCGAACCAGTATTATCAACATTTTAGCTAAAGAATTCTTACTGCTAGTGGCGCTGAGCATTGCCATAGCCTATCCAGTGACCTACTGGCTGGTGGGTGACTGGTTAGCAAACTTCAACGACCGTATTGAGCAGGCTATCTGGGTGTATGGCATCGCCGCTCTCGCTGTTGCCGGTATTACCTGGCTGACGGTTGCGGGGCTAGCCTTTAAAGCGGCCAGTACGCGCCCTTCATTAACACTGAGATACGAATAG
- a CDS encoding ABC transporter ATP-binding protein encodes MIKLTNLSRVFRTQDVETTALNDINLSVKEGDFLAIMGPSGCGKSTLLSILGMLDSPTSGQFEFLGEDIAGYNEKQLAQLRKASIGFVFQSFNLIDELTVYENVELPLQYQKIDKAERKQRVEAILKRVGIDHRGDHLPQQLSGGQQQRVAVARALVINPKLILADEPTGNLDSKNGDEVMTMLRELNREGTTVIMVTHSEKEGNYADRLVRLLDGQIMVDKANAANPAVNTEVA; translated from the coding sequence ATGATCAAGCTAACTAACTTATCGCGCGTATTTCGTACTCAAGACGTTGAAACAACTGCACTTAACGATATTAACCTCAGTGTTAAAGAGGGTGATTTCTTGGCCATTATGGGCCCTTCAGGGTGTGGTAAATCTACCTTGTTATCTATCCTTGGCATGCTTGATTCGCCAACTAGCGGACAGTTTGAGTTTCTGGGTGAGGACATTGCTGGCTACAACGAAAAGCAATTAGCGCAGCTGAGAAAAGCCAGCATTGGCTTTGTGTTCCAAAGCTTTAACCTTATCGATGAGCTCACCGTGTATGAAAACGTTGAGCTGCCGCTGCAATATCAAAAAATAGATAAAGCTGAGCGCAAGCAACGTGTTGAAGCTATTTTAAAGCGCGTTGGCATCGATCACCGTGGCGACCACTTACCGCAACAGCTTTCCGGTGGTCAGCAGCAGCGCGTCGCCGTCGCGCGAGCACTGGTAATTAATCCTAAGCTGATCCTCGCCGATGAGCCCACCGGTAATTTGGACTCTAAAAACGGGGATGAAGTCATGACCATGCTGCGTGAACTTAATCGCGAGGGCACCACAGTGATCATGGTGACGCACTCAGAGAAAGAAGGGAACTATGCCGACCGTCTAGTTCGCCTGCTTGATGGCCAAATCATGGTGGATAAAGCCAATGCCGCTAACCCTGCGGTTAATACAGAGGTGGCATAG
- a CDS encoding efflux RND transporter periplasmic adaptor subunit: MDRKIESSGLKKHAKKVAMSVIALSVAAAAYGFSQSSSQGRSQTVNASNLTVSTVNQGEFVDALSLRGQVVPKTTIYLDTIAGGQVEERLVEQGEFVKKGQPLVRLSNTNLQLDVMSREAQVTEQLNFLRNTQMNMETSRLNLRRDLLEIELKITHLTRRLKQTAPLVEKGMLSQEQLSELKEDLAYYQARKELTIERQQQEKSIREVQLAQLQDSAEMLEKNLQFARRNLDNLLITAPVDGYLSELDVEIGASKSRGARLGQIDIPNEYKLVIRLDEFYLSQVRSGMEVIIELEQGDVSATVTKIDSRVQQSQFQIEVELPEQASNIKRGQSLDVELMLGGSQDNALLLSRGAFFSSSGGNWVYVMNDDNSGAVRRDIRLGRKNQDYYEVLSGLEPGDKVITSSYANFDKAQQLQF; encoded by the coding sequence ATGGATAGAAAAATAGAATCATCAGGCTTAAAAAAGCACGCGAAGAAAGTCGCAATGTCGGTTATTGCTCTCAGTGTTGCGGCCGCTGCTTACGGGTTTAGTCAAAGCTCTTCACAAGGTCGGAGCCAAACGGTTAATGCCAGTAATTTAACGGTAAGCACCGTAAACCAAGGCGAATTTGTCGATGCACTAAGTTTACGTGGACAAGTAGTACCAAAAACCACCATCTACCTCGACACTATTGCCGGTGGTCAGGTGGAAGAGCGTCTTGTAGAGCAGGGTGAGTTTGTCAAAAAAGGTCAGCCTCTGGTGCGTTTAAGTAACACCAATTTGCAACTTGATGTAATGAGCCGGGAAGCACAAGTTACTGAGCAACTTAACTTTCTGCGTAACACCCAGATGAATATGGAGACCAGCCGCTTAAACTTACGTCGAGATTTATTAGAAATTGAACTGAAAATCACTCATCTAACTCGCCGCCTTAAGCAAACTGCGCCCTTGGTAGAAAAAGGCATGCTTTCTCAAGAGCAGCTCTCTGAGCTAAAAGAAGACTTAGCTTATTATCAAGCGCGTAAAGAGCTCACCATTGAGCGTCAACAGCAAGAGAAAAGTATTCGCGAAGTGCAGTTGGCACAGCTACAAGATAGTGCTGAAATGCTCGAGAAAAACCTTCAGTTTGCGCGCCGCAACCTCGATAACTTGCTGATCACTGCCCCAGTGGACGGGTATTTGAGTGAGTTGGATGTTGAAATTGGCGCATCAAAGAGCCGTGGCGCGCGTTTAGGTCAGATTGATATACCCAACGAGTACAAGCTAGTGATCCGCTTAGATGAGTTTTATCTCAGCCAAGTACGCTCTGGTATGGAGGTCATTATTGAACTTGAACAAGGGGATGTCAGCGCCACAGTCACCAAAATAGACAGTCGCGTGCAGCAATCACAATTTCAAATTGAAGTCGAACTGCCAGAGCAAGCGAGCAACATCAAGCGGGGACAGAGCTTGGATGTCGAGCTGATGCTTGGCGGTAGTCAAGATAATGCGCTGTTGTTGTCGCGAGGCGCATTCTTTAGCAGCTCAGGCGGTAACTGGGTGTATGTCATGAATGATGATAACAGTGGCGCCGTTCGCCGCGACATCCGCCTAGGTCGAAAAAACCAAGATTATTACGAAGTGCTCAGCGGTCTTGAGCCCGGTGACAAAGTGATCACCTCAAGCTACGCCAACTTCGATAAAGCACAACAATTACAATTTTAA
- a CDS encoding sigma-54-dependent transcriptional regulator — protein MKQAGSILVVDDNPDILIAARLLLKQHYQSVKTTDNPFDIEGIVNEQQQADQPIDVILLDMNFTQDSISGQEGFYWLKKIAAQDPTIVVLLMTAYSDIQLAVDAIKAGAADFIAKPWQNDQLLASVAAAFSHAKDKRQVGQLKRQTQGLNDALNSNKFAFLGQSDAMLKVFDTIERAAQTDANILITGESGTGKELTAHAIHQQSLRHSGPFISVDMGAMSASLMESELFGHKKGAFTDAKEDRVGRFELAGGGSLFLDELGNLPLEQQVKLLAALQNRQITPIGGSKTIDVDIRLISATNDNLHEAVGEGRFRQDLLYRINTVEIALPPLRERHQDIPLLVDYYLNHFGQKYKRELSVSNSSMQALSSYQWPGNVRELAHAIERAVILSTGTELDIGSVISAPATTGSAAPQQGEQYDTFNLEELEHRAIRAALTHFQGNVSHAAKALGLTRGAMYRRLEKYGL, from the coding sequence ATGAAACAGGCAGGCTCTATATTAGTGGTTGATGACAACCCCGATATTCTTATCGCCGCGCGTTTATTACTTAAACAGCATTATCAAAGCGTTAAAACCACAGACAACCCTTTTGATATAGAGGGTATCGTTAACGAGCAACAGCAGGCTGACCAGCCCATTGATGTGATTTTATTGGATATGAACTTTACCCAAGACTCCATCAGTGGCCAAGAGGGATTCTACTGGCTAAAAAAAATCGCCGCGCAAGACCCCACGATTGTGGTGCTGCTTATGACCGCGTACAGCGATATTCAACTGGCTGTAGATGCAATAAAGGCTGGAGCCGCAGATTTTATCGCCAAGCCATGGCAAAACGACCAGCTGTTAGCCAGTGTCGCTGCTGCTTTTAGCCACGCCAAAGACAAGCGCCAAGTGGGTCAGCTCAAGCGCCAAACCCAAGGCTTAAACGATGCATTAAATAGCAATAAGTTTGCCTTTTTAGGGCAAAGCGATGCGATGTTAAAAGTATTCGATACCATCGAACGAGCAGCCCAAACCGACGCCAATATTCTTATCACCGGTGAAAGTGGTACCGGTAAAGAGCTCACTGCCCATGCTATCCACCAGCAAAGCCTACGTCATAGCGGCCCCTTTATTAGCGTTGATATGGGAGCCATGAGCGCATCACTGATGGAGAGCGAATTATTTGGCCATAAAAAAGGCGCTTTCACCGATGCCAAAGAAGACCGCGTTGGCCGCTTCGAACTTGCTGGCGGTGGCAGTTTATTCTTGGATGAACTGGGTAATTTGCCGCTGGAGCAACAAGTGAAGCTGTTGGCAGCATTGCAAAATCGGCAAATCACGCCCATTGGCGGCAGCAAAACCATCGATGTCGACATTCGTTTAATCAGCGCCACCAATGATAATTTACATGAGGCAGTCGGCGAAGGCCGTTTTCGTCAAGATTTACTGTATCGAATCAATACCGTAGAAATCGCCCTGCCGCCGCTGCGCGAGCGTCATCAGGACATTCCTTTACTCGTTGACTACTACCTCAACCATTTTGGCCAAAAATACAAACGCGAACTTAGCGTTAGCAACTCCAGCATGCAGGCGTTAAGTAGCTATCAATGGCCAGGCAATGTACGCGAATTAGCGCATGCAATAGAACGAGCGGTGATCCTCTCTACCGGCACTGAGCTAGATATTGGCTCAGTTATTAGCGCACCGGCGACCACCGGTAGCGCAGCACCACAGCAAGGTGAGCAGTACGATACCTTCAACCTAGAAGAGCTGGAACATCGCGCAATTCGCGCTGCGCTCACTCACTTCCAAGGTAATGTGAGCCACGCCGCTAAAGCATTAGGGCTGACTCGTGGTGCCATGTATCGACGCTTAGAAAAATATGGGCTTTAA